A single genomic interval of Helianthus annuus cultivar XRQ/B chromosome 13, HanXRQr2.0-SUNRISE, whole genome shotgun sequence harbors:
- the LOC110900997 gene encoding caldesmon-like, whose protein sequence is MSEEHQEATFSEAGVKRPKITIKSTDTAAQDAAKAAEAQRKVEEDRKREEEKKRVAEEKKKKEEERKKIEEERKRKEEEERKQRAEQERLAEVARKQALEKELTAKKAMDQPLKSPGPEVTKPTHTGPVITSKGSSRFSSSGASSGGAGGYNPNVIGAKDTVGDIYYKTYNEEERGDAPHQAPWSLKQKDTFVEFSPAREWFLNSFTPAEVNRQRAKPHEMLYRTYILGEANARAANHQIVREWRTMVRERADWEAYRERTLKRIAEFEKSKAALDEERAKFEADKKAEEWGREGLQKKLHNVEEQLAKEKADFKRICAQDNERAYAARQKIVDLEAKVADLTTKVEEAQGEKAAKQQVEVELSEVKLQLSSKDRDLHAKDAEIAELKRRLNEQIDRCESLEIDLEAERVKAATAEEARAVSTAALNVAQTNYSEAQGIVDTLVSEAEWMRTRGVVLVSTFYASILLRVIFNVFSFVEGCQLHPECGRARPRRSGSDRCGACGGSSGGLPGVCRSR, encoded by the exons ATGAGTGAAGAACACCAAGAGGCTACGTTTAGTGAGGCTGGGGTAAAGAGGCCCAAGATTACGATCAAGTCCACTGACACTGCTGCTCAGGATGCCGCTAAGGCTGCTGAGGCGCAGCGAAAGGTGGAGGAGGATCGGAAGAGAGAGGAGGAGAAGAAGAGAGTTGCGgaagagaagaaaaagaaagaagaagagaggAAGAAGATAGAGGAGGAGAGAAAGAGAAAAGAGGAGGAGGAGAGGAAGCAGAGGGCGGAGCAGGAGAGGTTGGCTGAAGTGGCGAGGAAGCAGGCCTTGGAGAAGGAGCTAACGGCGAAAAAGGCTATGGATCAGCCTCTTAAATCTCCAGGTCCTGAGGTCACCAAACCAACCCACACCGGTCCTGTTATTACTTCCAAGGGTTCCAGCCGCTTCTCCTCAAGCGGCGCGAGCTCTGGTGGAGCTGGGGGTTATAACCCCAATGTGATAGGTGCGAAGGACACCGTTGGGGATATTTACTACAAGACTTACAATGAAGAAGAACGTGGTGACGCTCCTCATCAAGCCCCCTGGAGTTTAAAACAGAAAGATACCTTCGTTGAGTTCAGCCCTGCGCGCGAGTGGTTCTTGAACTCCTTTACACCCGCTGAAGTCAATCGGCAAAGGGCGAAACCTCACGAAATGTTGTATCGTACTTATATCCTTGGCGAGGCCAACGCTCGTGCTGCCAACCATCAAATAGTTCGCGAATGGCGAACGATGGTTAGGGAGCGCGCTGACTGGGAGGCTTATCGCGAGCGTACGCTGAAACGTATTGCTGAATTTGAAAAATCTAAAGCCGCGTTAGATGAGGAGAgagccaagtttgaggctgacAAGAAGGCTGAAGAGTGGGGCCGCGAGGGGCTGCAGAAAAAACTCCACAATGTTGAagagcaactggccaaggagaaggccgatTTTAAACGTATTTGTGCCCAAGACAACGAGCGCGCCTATGCGGCTCGACAGAAGATAGTTGATCTTGAGGCTAAAGTTGCTGACTTGACCACGAAGGTAGAGGAGGCGCAGGGAGAGAAGGCTGCCAAACAGCAGGTGGAG GTTGAATTGTCTGAGGTCAAACTACAGCTGTCCAGCAAGGACAGAGATCTCCACGCCAAGGACGCTGAGATTGCGGAGCTCAAACGTCGCTTAAACGAGCAAATTGACAGATGCGAGTCGTTGGAGATCGACCTGGAAGCCGAGAGGGTTAAGGCTGCTACGgctgaggaggcgcgtgctgtTAGCACTGCTGCGCTGAATGTGGCCCAAACCAACTACTCCGAGGCTCAAGGCATCGTCGATACGCTTGTCTCAGAAGCTGAAtggatgcgcactcgtggagtagTGCTGGTGAGTACTTTTTATGCTTCGATCTTGTTAAGGGTTATATTTAACGTTTTTTCTTTtgttgaaggttgccaactccatccTGAATGCGGGCGAGCTAGACCGCGCCGTAGCGGCTCTGACAGATGCGGCGCGTGCGGTGGGTCATCGGGGGGGCTACCTGGAGTGTGCCGATCACGTTGA